The following are encoded together in the Candidatus Omnitrophota bacterium genome:
- the fusA gene encoding elongation factor G has product MAANLDLTKLRNIGIIAHIDAGKTTTTERILYYTGRTHKIGEVHEGTATMDWMVQEQERGITITAAATTCFWGDYRINIIDTPGHVDFTVEVERSLKVLDGAVVVFCGVGGVEPQSETVWRQADRYGVPRIAFVNKMDRTGSNFYDAIDQMHKKLAANAAAIQLPYGKEADFTGIVDLVDLKFRLYKDDAGKNYEDAEIPKEMMPEVEKYRNILIERLAEVDDTMMEDFLHGKEISSAQIKETIRRSVIANKFVPVLCGTAFRNKGIQLVLDAVCDYLPSPIDLPPVKGTNPETGEFEEIIPSEKAPFCALCFKVATDPYVGKINYVRVYSGTLKSGTYVYNATKREKERVTKIVKMHANRQEIVDSIVAGDIAAAVGLRETKTGDTLCTENNHILLEAMRFPEPVIQQAVEPKSKDAQEKLGFALHKLEEEDPSFRVFYNQETGETIIAGMGQLHLEIIIDRILREFNVEAQVGQPQVAYRETLTKKISSVGKFIQQSGGRGQYGHVVFEMGPTETPGQGIVFEDKIKSGAIPREFIPAVKKGVNAASKTGVLAGYPVTDVHVTLVDGSYHDVDSSELAFQMAAGIAFSDGLRKSGSILLEPIMDMEITTPEEFMGQIIGDLSSRRAKIVSLVTKNNLCYIRAHVPLAEVFNYATVSRSLTQGRASYTMEPSFYSEVPAHIAEKIITGLTTASKT; this is encoded by the coding sequence ATGGCAGCTAACCTGGATTTAACTAAATTAAGGAATATTGGTATAATCGCGCATATAGATGCGGGTAAAACAACTACTACTGAACGCATACTTTATTATACCGGCAGGACGCATAAGATCGGCGAAGTCCATGAAGGGACTGCGACTATGGATTGGATGGTGCAGGAACAGGAAAGAGGCATCACCATTACGGCTGCAGCAACCACATGCTTCTGGGGAGATTACAGAATAAATATTATTGATACCCCCGGGCACGTTGATTTCACGGTTGAGGTTGAGCGTTCGCTTAAGGTGCTTGACGGAGCGGTAGTTGTGTTTTGCGGTGTTGGCGGCGTGGAGCCACAATCAGAGACAGTATGGCGCCAGGCGGACAGATACGGTGTCCCAAGGATAGCCTTCGTAAATAAAATGGACAGGACAGGCAGTAATTTCTATGATGCTATAGACCAGATGCATAAGAAACTGGCTGCTAATGCTGCGGCAATCCAATTGCCATACGGCAAAGAAGCTGATTTTACAGGAATAGTTGATTTGGTAGACCTTAAATTCAGGCTTTATAAAGATGATGCTGGGAAGAATTATGAAGATGCAGAAATACCGAAAGAAATGATGCCTGAAGTTGAAAAATACAGGAATATACTTATTGAGAGGCTTGCTGAGGTTGACGATACGATGATGGAGGATTTCCTGCACGGTAAAGAAATTTCGTCCGCGCAGATTAAGGAGACTATCAGAAGGAGTGTAATCGCAAATAAATTTGTCCCTGTGCTGTGCGGCACTGCTTTCAGGAATAAAGGCATACAGCTGGTCCTTGATGCTGTCTGTGATTATCTGCCTTCTCCGATTGATTTGCCTCCGGTCAAAGGCACTAATCCTGAAACCGGAGAATTTGAAGAGATAATACCGTCTGAAAAAGCGCCCTTTTGCGCGTTATGTTTTAAAGTAGCTACAGACCCTTATGTAGGTAAGATAAATTACGTCAGGGTATATTCAGGCACTCTGAAATCAGGCACCTACGTTTATAATGCGACTAAGCGCGAGAAAGAAAGAGTGACTAAGATTGTCAAGATGCACGCTAACAGGCAGGAAATCGTAGATAGTATCGTTGCCGGTGATATCGCAGCCGCTGTAGGCCTTAGAGAAACAAAAACCGGGGATACCCTCTGCACAGAAAATAATCATATACTACTTGAAGCAATGCGTTTCCCGGAGCCGGTAATCCAGCAGGCAGTAGAACCTAAGTCCAAAGATGCGCAGGAAAAACTCGGTTTTGCTTTGCATAAACTTGAAGAAGAAGACCCTTCATTCCGGGTGTTTTATAACCAGGAAACAGGCGAGACTATTATCGCCGGGATGGGCCAATTGCATCTTGAAATTATAATTGACCGGATTTTAAGAGAATTTAATGTCGAGGCTCAAGTTGGCCAGCCGCAGGTTGCATATAGGGAGACGTTGACCAAAAAGATAAGCTCGGTCGGTAAATTCATTCAGCAGAGCGGCGGACGCGGCCAATACGGGCATGTGGTTTTTGAGATGGGGCCGACTGAAACTCCGGGCCAGGGAATTGTTTTTGAGGATAAGATAAAGAGCGGCGCTATACCCAGGGAATTTATTCCAGCTGTAAAAAAAGGAGTCAATGCCGCATCAAAGACCGGTGTTCTTGCAGGCTATCCCGTGACTGATGTTCATGTCACGCTGGTCGATGGCTCATACCATGATGTTGATTCTTCAGAGCTTGCTTTCCAGATGGCCGCGGGGATTGCCTTCAGCGACGGATTAAGGAAATCAGGTTCAATCCTTCTGGAACCGATTATGGATATGGAGATTACAACGCCCGAAGAATTCATGGGCCAGATTATCGGGGATTTAAGTTCACGACGGGCAAAAATAGTTTCTCTTGTTACAAAGAACAATTTGTGTTATATAAGAGCACATGTCCCTTTGGCTGAAGTGTTTAATTATGCCACTGTTTCAAGGTCCTTGACACAAGGGCGTGCTTCCTATACAATGGAGCCCTCTTTTTATTCAGAGGTGCCTGCACATATAGCGGAAAAAATTATAACCGGGCTTACAACAGCATCTAAGACTTAA
- a CDS encoding 30S ribosomal protein S7 yields MRRRKAQEREILPDPKFNSKIVAKFINMIMIKGKKAVAEKIVYDAFEIIKKQTNEQDVIKVFYKAIDNARPRLEVKPRRVGGATYQVPVEVKQERGTSIALRWMKDFAAGKKGKPMYVKLADEIVSAYKGEGSSIKKRDDTHKMAEANKAFAHFRW; encoded by the coding sequence ATGAGAAGAAGAAAAGCACAGGAAAGAGAAATACTGCCAGATCCAAAATTTAACAGCAAGATAGTAGCCAAGTTTATCAATATGATAATGATCAAAGGCAAAAAAGCAGTTGCTGAAAAGATAGTGTATGATGCCTTTGAGATAATCAAAAAGCAGACTAATGAACAGGATGTAATAAAAGTTTTCTATAAAGCTATAGATAATGCCCGCCCAAGGCTTGAGGTCAAGCCAAGGCGTGTGGGCGGAGCGACTTACCAAGTGCCTGTTGAGGTCAAACAGGAACGCGGGACTTCTATCGCGTTGAGATGGATGAAGGATTTTGCAGCTGGCAAAAAAGGCAAGCCTATGTATGTTAAGCTTGCTGATGAAATCGTATCTGCGTATAAAGGCGAAGGTTCAAGTATCAAGAAAAGGGATGACACTCATAAGATGGCTGAAGCTAACAAGGCTTTTGCCCACTTTAGATGGTAA
- a CDS encoding 30S ribosomal protein S12 encodes MPTISQLIKYGRISKIKKTKSPALKRCPQRRGVCLQVRTMTPKKPNSALRKIARVRLTTGIEVTSYIPGEGHNLQEHSIVLVRGGRVKDLPGVRYHIVRGTLDTAGVANRKKSRSKYGAKRPK; translated from the coding sequence ATGCCGACAATTTCGCAATTAATAAAATACGGAAGAATATCGAAGATTAAAAAGACAAAATCTCCTGCGCTTAAAAGATGCCCTCAGAGAAGAGGGGTCTGTTTACAGGTAAGGACAATGACGCCTAAAAAACCTAATTCGGCTTTAAGAAAAATAGCCAGGGTTAGGCTTACTACGGGTATAGAAGTCACTTCATACATACCTGGTGAAGGCCATAATCTCCAGGAGCACTCGATAGTACTTGTAAGAGGCGGCAGGGTAAAAGATCTTCCGGGTGTGCGTTATCATATTGTAAGAGGCACACTTGATACCGCTGGTGTAGCTAATAGAAAAAAATCACGTTCAAAGTACGGAGCTAAGAGGCCGAAATGA
- the rpoC gene encoding DNA-directed RNA polymerase subunit beta', whose protein sequence is MEETVAFDNISIRIASPQIIKAWSKGEVKKAETVNYRTLKPEKDGLFCEKIFGPVRDWECNCGKYKGIKFKGITCDRCGVTVDKSSVRRERMGHIELAASVTHIWFFKAVPSRLAALLDMTLRDIEKVIYYEEYVVIDPGSSPLKKRELLTEDKYQEALAKYNSDFKAKIGAEAIKELLKEIDVDDYCRKLRRELEKSKETVSNRKSIKVLKIIEDFKKSGNKPEYLILDIIPVIPPDLRPLVPLDGGRFATSDLNDLYRRVINRNNRLKKLMELNAPEIIIRNEKRMLQEAVDALLDNGRHGRPVMAANNRPLKSLSDMLKGKQGRFRQNLLGKRVDYSGRSVIVVGPNLKLHQCGLPKQMALELFEPFIIKKLREKGFVHTIKGARRMVERGKIEVWDMLDEVIRDHPVLLNRAPTLHRLSIQAFQPVLIEGKSIKIHPLVCTAFNADFDGDQMAVHVPLSLEAQLEAKILMLSINNIFSPADGRPILTPTQDIILGSSYISKEKSGAKGENKIFSDCDEVVVAFNDKAIDLHAKIKVRIDSSFDLSEKKLINEKQLVTTTVGRVLFNRALPEGFGFVNKELKKGTVGDIVAECYKRFGHQRTVQLLDDLKELGFEFATVGGISIGINDLYIPKAKDVVLKEAKAEVAKVEDQYHKGIITDRERYNKVIDIWTHATDKVSDLLFKEMEPFNPIFMMADSGARGSRLQVRQLAGMRGLMAKPSGEIIESPITANFREGLTVLEYFISTHGARKGLADTALKTADAGYLTRRLVDVAQDVIVTEPDCGTLNGITVSAIIEGDEVVVSLKDRIVGRVALDNIVDIITDEVIVEQGSQITEEKADMIERLGIEKIRIRSVLTCESGKGVCTKCYGRNLATGRIVEIGESVGIIAAQSIGEPGTQLTMRTFHIGGTASRIVAQSFIKSKNKGFVKYHSLRCATKNKEYIVLNRNGYVSINDKDGRELERYPVPQGAFINIKDGETVNENISFVRWDPYTLPILTEVGGTVMFEDLKENTTVREELNPVTKLTERVVVEHKAEYHPQILILDQSKEVAGIYPIPIGAHIIVKDGQKVDGGDMLAKIPRLLAKTRDITGGLPRVAELFEARRPKDPAVISEIDGFVEFGETKKGQRIIVVKSSTGMAREYVIPHGKHPNVYKGDKVIAGQQLTDGPVVLQDILRVCGDKVLQEYLVNEVQEVYRLQGVRINDKHIELIIKQMLKKVKIEESGDTEFLPGQQVDKWNFQKENNRVSKKDGKAASATPLLLGITKASLTTESFISAASFQETTRVLTDAAASGKKDDLFGLKENVIVGHLIPAGTGFRQHREIEVVKFADKTEDKEEKKD, encoded by the coding sequence ATGGAAGAAACAGTTGCTTTTGATAATATATCTATAAGGATAGCTTCGCCTCAGATAATAAAGGCGTGGTCTAAGGGTGAAGTTAAAAAAGCGGAAACTGTAAACTACAGGACTTTAAAACCCGAAAAAGATGGTTTGTTCTGCGAGAAGATTTTTGGCCCGGTGAGAGACTGGGAATGTAACTGCGGTAAATATAAAGGTATTAAATTCAAAGGCATAACCTGTGATAGATGCGGTGTTACCGTTGATAAGTCCTCAGTCAGGCGCGAGCGCATGGGGCATATCGAACTTGCAGCTTCGGTGACCCATATTTGGTTTTTTAAGGCCGTTCCAAGCCGCCTTGCTGCTTTACTGGACATGACCTTAAGAGATATTGAAAAGGTCATATATTATGAAGAATATGTTGTTATTGACCCTGGCTCAAGCCCGTTAAAGAAAAGAGAGCTTCTTACTGAAGACAAATACCAGGAAGCATTGGCTAAATATAATTCTGATTTCAAAGCGAAGATCGGTGCCGAAGCAATAAAGGAATTATTGAAGGAGATTGATGTTGATGACTATTGCCGAAAACTGCGCCGTGAGTTAGAAAAATCAAAAGAAACCGTTTCCAACCGTAAATCCATTAAGGTACTCAAAATAATCGAAGATTTCAAGAAGTCCGGGAATAAACCAGAGTACCTTATCCTGGATATAATACCAGTAATCCCTCCGGATTTAAGGCCATTGGTGCCGTTAGATGGAGGAAGATTTGCCACATCTGACCTTAATGATCTCTACAGGAGGGTCATCAATAGGAACAACCGTTTAAAGAAATTGATGGAGCTTAATGCTCCCGAGATAATCATCCGTAACGAAAAAAGGATGCTTCAGGAGGCTGTTGATGCGCTGTTGGATAATGGCAGGCATGGCCGTCCGGTCATGGCAGCGAATAACAGGCCGCTAAAATCGCTGTCTGATATGCTTAAGGGCAAACAGGGCAGATTCAGGCAGAACCTTTTAGGTAAAAGAGTAGATTATTCAGGCAGGTCAGTTATCGTTGTCGGCCCTAATTTAAAACTTCATCAGTGCGGCCTTCCTAAACAGATGGCGCTGGAATTATTCGAACCTTTTATTATAAAGAAGTTACGGGAAAAAGGGTTTGTGCACACAATAAAAGGCGCAAGAAGAATGGTTGAACGCGGCAAGATTGAGGTATGGGACATGCTTGATGAGGTAATCCGTGACCATCCGGTGCTTCTTAACAGAGCCCCTACTTTGCATAGGTTAAGTATACAGGCATTCCAGCCTGTTTTGATTGAGGGTAAATCCATTAAAATACACCCTCTGGTTTGTACTGCCTTTAACGCTGATTTTGACGGCGACCAGATGGCAGTGCATGTGCCGTTGTCTTTAGAGGCGCAGCTTGAGGCAAAAATACTCATGCTGTCTATTAATAACATATTTTCACCTGCAGACGGAAGGCCGATCCTTACTCCTACTCAGGATATAATCCTGGGTTCTTCTTATATCTCGAAAGAAAAGAGCGGAGCAAAGGGCGAAAATAAAATATTTTCTGACTGCGATGAAGTAGTCGTTGCCTTCAACGACAAAGCGATAGACCTGCATGCAAAAATTAAAGTCAGGATAGACAGCTCGTTTGACCTTAGCGAAAAGAAATTGATCAATGAAAAGCAGCTGGTTACAACTACGGTTGGCAGGGTTTTATTTAACAGGGCGCTGCCGGAAGGTTTTGGTTTTGTGAATAAGGAGCTTAAAAAGGGCACAGTCGGCGACATCGTTGCTGAATGCTATAAGAGATTCGGCCATCAGAGGACTGTGCAGCTGCTTGACGATTTAAAAGAACTTGGTTTTGAATTCGCTACTGTCGGGGGCATATCTATAGGTATAAATGATTTATATATACCGAAAGCAAAAGACGTGGTGCTTAAAGAGGCAAAGGCGGAAGTGGCAAAAGTGGAAGATCAATACCATAAAGGTATAATCACAGACAGGGAAAGATATAATAAGGTAATTGATATCTGGACACATGCCACTGACAAGGTCTCCGACTTGTTATTTAAGGAGATGGAGCCTTTTAACCCCATATTTATGATGGCTGATTCCGGAGCAAGAGGTTCAAGGCTTCAGGTCAGGCAGCTTGCCGGTATGCGCGGCCTCATGGCTAAACCATCAGGCGAAATCATCGAAAGCCCTATTACTGCAAATTTCAGGGAAGGCCTTACCGTTTTGGAGTACTTTATTTCGACTCACGGCGCAAGAAAAGGTTTGGCAGATACTGCTTTAAAGACAGCTGACGCCGGATATCTAACCAGAAGGTTAGTGGATGTCGCCCAGGACGTAATAGTTACCGAGCCTGATTGCGGGACCTTAAACGGTATAACCGTCTCAGCTATAATCGAGGGCGACGAAGTCGTAGTTTCTCTTAAGGATAGGATTGTGGGCAGGGTCGCGTTGGATAATATCGTCGATATTATAACCGATGAAGTTATTGTCGAGCAGGGCAGCCAGATTACGGAAGAAAAAGCAGATATGATAGAGCGGCTCGGTATTGAAAAGATACGTATAAGAAGCGTGCTTACATGCGAATCGGGCAAAGGCGTGTGTACTAAATGCTATGGGCGTAACCTTGCTACGGGCAGGATAGTTGAGATAGGCGAATCCGTAGGTATTATTGCGGCCCAGAGCATAGGTGAGCCGGGTACACAGTTGACAATGAGGACATTCCATATTGGTGGTACGGCTTCAAGAATAGTCGCCCAATCGTTTATTAAATCTAAGAACAAGGGTTTTGTTAAATACCATAGTTTAAGATGCGCTACAAAGAATAAAGAATATATTGTCTTAAACAGAAATGGTTATGTAAGTATAAATGATAAAGACGGCAGGGAATTAGAGCGTTATCCGGTGCCCCAGGGCGCTTTTATCAACATTAAGGACGGGGAAACGGTAAACGAAAATATTTCCTTTGTGCGTTGGGATCCTTATACCTTGCCTATTCTGACAGAAGTGGGCGGGACAGTGATGTTCGAGGACCTGAAAGAAAACACTACTGTAAGGGAAGAATTAAACCCTGTAACTAAATTGACTGAAAGAGTAGTTGTCGAGCATAAAGCTGAATATCATCCGCAGATATTGATCCTGGATCAGAGCAAGGAAGTCGCCGGGATCTATCCTATACCGATAGGCGCGCATATCATAGTGAAAGACGGCCAGAAGGTTGATGGCGGCGATATGTTAGCCAAGATCCCCAGATTACTTGCTAAAACAAGGGATATCACCGGCGGTTTGCCAAGAGTGGCTGAGCTTTTTGAAGCAAGAAGGCCGAAAGACCCTGCCGTAATAAGTGAAATCGACGGCTTTGTCGAATTCGGTGAGACTAAAAAAGGCCAGAGAATAATCGTGGTGAAATCCTCTACCGGCATGGCCAGGGAATATGTAATACCTCATGGTAAACATCCCAATGTTTATAAGGGCGATAAAGTTATCGCGGGCCAGCAGTTGACCGACGGGCCAGTTGTCCTGCAGGATATCTTAAGAGTATGCGGCGATAAAGTTTTACAGGAGTATCTTGTTAATGAGGTCCAGGAAGTTTACAGGCTGCAGGGTGTCCGCATAAATGACAAGCATATTGAGTTAATAATAAAACAAATGCTGAAGAAAGTAAAAATTGAAGAATCCGGGGATACGGAATTCCTGCCCGGCCAACAGGTCGATAAATGGAACTTCCAGAAAGAAAATAACCGGGTATCAAAAAAGGACGGCAAAGCAGCATCCGCTACTCCGTTATTGCTTGGTATAACCAAAGCATCCTTAACCACAGAAAGCTTTATTTCAGCGGCAAGCTTCCAGGAGACAACCAGGGTTCTTACCGATGCTGCTGCTTCAGGAAAGAAAGATGATTTATTCGGCCTGAAAGAAAATGTAATTGTGGGCCATCTTATCCCTGCAGGCACGGGGTTCCGCCAGCACAGGGAGATAGAGGTTGTTAAATTCGCGGATAAAACAGAAGATAAAGAGGAAAAAAAGGATTAA
- the rpoB gene encoding DNA-directed RNA polymerase subunit beta, whose translation MAKRKNFGKLKEVYNLPNLLDVQMESYKEFLQMDQPVDQRRNRGLQEIFEEVFPIESQDRSVKLEFISYTLGKPKYDVLESKRRSLTYAAPLKAKFRLMTPQDTKEQDAYFGEIPLMTDTGTFIINGDERVVVSQLQRSPGVSFEEEAHPTGKKIFYGRIIPYRGAWLEFKYDLSETVIAYVDRRRNFPATQLLRILGFSQDSDIISAFGKEYPEIANTLKKDITKNKEEAYLDFYHKMRPTEPVTKEAAEALFFRLFFDPTRYDLERAGRFILNRKLAMDVSLEKRILDSATVIRVIEYLINLKDGQGKIDDIDHLGNRRVKTVGELVQNQVRIGMSRVERSVRERLSILGDLSNLSVHYLINSKLLSNQIRDFFARSQLSQFMDQVNPLAEMTHKRRLSALGPGGLSRERAGFEVRDVHPSHYGRICPIETPEGPNIGLISSLSTYVRVNELGLLETPYRKVENGRVTKKIEYLTADIEEDKVIAQANAPVDSEGSFIGKEISCRFKGDFPKVDPKDIEYMDVSPKQLVSVAASLIPFLEHDDANRALMGSNMQRQAVPLMVTESPLVGTFMEEKVARDSGTVVLAENSGKVIQVDASSITIGKRTYHLNKFLRTNADTCLNQRPLVKPGQYVESGDIIADGSGTKNGELALGKNVLVAFMPWRGYNFEDAILVSERIVKDDVLTSVHVEEFEIEATETRLGNEEITRDIPNVSEEALKDLDEDGIIRIGAEVTPGDILVGKVTPKTESELSPEERLLRAIFGEKASDVRDTSLTVPPGVEGVVVNVNIFQRKDRGRKSKEEKSKELAKIREIKAYYKQEIEFLQTEKISRLSQLLGVDKSKIEKIDLNENEEAKILSVSFDEQIQDMLNEQEQEIEKVKRGDELPAGVLKRVVVYIATKRKLAEGDKLAGRHGNKGVVARIVPDEDMPFMPDGRTVDIVLNPLGVPSRMNVGQILETHLGWAAKILNLSIGCPVFDSITESEIKELLKEAELPEEGKITLYDGYTGEPFDHKITVGYIYMMKLIHLVDEKIHARSIGPYSLVTQQPLGGKAQFGGQRLGEMEVWALEAYGAAYTLQEMLTVKSDDVSGRTRIYEAIVKGEQRLSHGTPESFNVLIKELQALCLDMRMEKVK comes from the coding sequence ATGGCCAAAAGAAAGAATTTCGGTAAGCTGAAAGAAGTCTATAATCTGCCTAACCTGCTGGATGTGCAGATGGAGTCTTACAAAGAATTTCTTCAAATGGATCAGCCCGTTGATCAGCGCAGAAACCGCGGTCTTCAGGAGATATTTGAAGAAGTATTTCCTATTGAGAGTCAGGACAGGTCAGTTAAGCTTGAATTTATCAGCTATACACTGGGTAAGCCTAAATACGATGTATTGGAATCAAAAAGGCGCTCATTGACATACGCTGCCCCGTTAAAAGCAAAATTCAGGTTGATGACACCGCAAGACACAAAAGAGCAGGATGCATATTTTGGCGAGATCCCATTGATGACTGATACAGGTACTTTTATAATCAACGGCGATGAGCGTGTTGTGGTCAGCCAGTTACAGCGTTCCCCGGGTGTTTCCTTTGAAGAGGAGGCCCACCCTACGGGCAAGAAAATATTTTATGGCCGTATTATCCCGTATAGAGGCGCCTGGCTTGAATTCAAGTATGATTTATCTGAGACCGTGATTGCCTATGTTGACAGGCGAAGAAATTTCCCCGCAACCCAGCTATTGAGGATTTTAGGTTTCTCTCAGGATTCCGATATAATTTCTGCTTTTGGTAAAGAATATCCGGAGATCGCCAACACCCTTAAAAAAGACATAACCAAAAATAAAGAAGAAGCTTATCTGGATTTTTATCATAAAATGAGGCCTACTGAGCCTGTTACTAAGGAGGCTGCTGAGGCTTTATTTTTCAGATTGTTCTTTGACCCAACCAGGTATGATTTAGAAAGAGCCGGGAGGTTTATCCTGAACAGAAAGCTGGCAATGGATGTGTCTCTTGAGAAACGCATCCTTGATTCGGCGACTGTTATCAGAGTAATTGAATATTTGATCAATCTTAAAGACGGGCAGGGTAAAATCGACGATATAGACCATTTGGGTAACAGAAGAGTAAAAACAGTGGGCGAGCTGGTGCAGAACCAGGTCCGTATCGGAATGTCCAGGGTTGAGCGTTCGGTAAGGGAAAGGCTGAGCATCCTTGGTGACCTGAGCAATTTGAGCGTGCATTACCTTATAAATTCAAAATTACTCTCTAACCAGATAAGGGATTTCTTCGCAAGAAGCCAGCTTTCACAATTCATGGATCAGGTTAACCCGCTTGCAGAGATGACTCATAAAAGGCGTTTAAGCGCATTAGGCCCGGGAGGGTTGTCCCGCGAGCGCGCAGGATTTGAGGTAAGAGACGTTCATCCTTCGCATTATGGAAGAATCTGTCCGATTGAGACCCCTGAAGGACCGAATATCGGTCTTATCTCTTCTCTTAGTACTTATGTGCGGGTCAATGAATTAGGTTTGCTTGAGACTCCATATAGAAAAGTCGAAAATGGAAGAGTAACTAAGAAGATAGAATATTTAACTGCCGATATTGAAGAAGATAAAGTTATAGCGCAGGCAAACGCGCCTGTTGATTCCGAAGGCAGCTTTATTGGTAAAGAGATTTCCTGCCGTTTTAAAGGCGATTTCCCCAAGGTTGACCCAAAGGATATAGAATATATGGATGTATCGCCTAAGCAGCTTGTTTCAGTAGCCGCTTCATTGATACCTTTCTTAGAGCATGATGACGCTAACCGAGCATTGATGGGGTCAAATATGCAGAGGCAGGCAGTGCCTTTAATGGTTACTGAATCCCCGCTTGTAGGTACTTTCATGGAAGAAAAAGTCGCCAGAGACAGCGGTACCGTTGTTTTGGCTGAAAATTCCGGTAAAGTAATACAGGTGGACGCAAGCTCTATTACTATAGGTAAGAGGACATACCATTTGAATAAATTCCTGAGGACTAATGCCGACACATGTTTAAATCAGAGGCCTTTAGTCAAGCCCGGGCAGTATGTTGAGTCCGGAGATATAATTGCAGATGGTTCCGGGACGAAGAATGGCGAGCTTGCGCTAGGCAAGAATGTCCTGGTAGCCTTTATGCCCTGGAGAGGATATAATTTTGAAGACGCTATTCTGGTAAGTGAAAGAATTGTCAAGGATGATGTCCTCACGTCAGTCCATGTTGAAGAATTTGAAATAGAGGCCACCGAAACAAGGCTTGGTAATGAAGAAATAACCAGGGATATACCTAATGTAAGTGAAGAAGCGCTTAAGGACTTGGATGAGGACGGTATTATACGCATTGGAGCTGAGGTGACTCCCGGTGATATATTAGTAGGGAAAGTTACCCCTAAGACTGAATCCGAACTTTCCCCGGAGGAGAGGTTGTTACGGGCGATCTTCGGCGAAAAAGCTTCCGATGTAAGGGATACTTCTTTAACCGTCCCTCCCGGCGTTGAAGGTGTGGTCGTAAACGTAAACATCTTTCAGCGTAAAGACAGAGGCAGGAAGAGTAAAGAAGAAAAAAGTAAAGAACTGGCGAAGATCAGGGAGATAAAAGCTTATTATAAACAAGAAATAGAGTTTCTGCAGACTGAAAAAATATCCAGGCTTAGCCAGTTATTAGGCGTAGATAAATCAAAGATTGAAAAGATAGATCTGAATGAAAATGAGGAAGCTAAGATATTATCCGTTTCTTTCGATGAGCAGATACAGGATATGCTAAATGAACAGGAACAGGAGATTGAAAAGGTCAAGAGGGGAGATGAATTGCCCGCTGGAGTTTTAAAAAGGGTGGTTGTCTATATAGCAACAAAACGTAAACTGGCCGAAGGCGATAAGCTTGCCGGTAGGCACGGTAATAAGGGTGTTGTTGCAAGAATCGTTCCTGACGAGGATATGCCTTTTATGCCTGATGGCAGGACCGTTGATATAGTTTTAAATCCTTTAGGTGTGCCTTCAAGAATGAATGTCGGCCAGATTTTGGAGACGCATCTTGGCTGGGCGGCAAAAATCCTGAATTTATCAATCGGATGCCCGGTTTTTGATAGTATCACCGAGTCAGAAATAAAAGAGCTTCTTAAGGAAGCTGAGCTTCCCGAAGAAGGAAAGATCACGCTGTATGACGGCTACACTGGTGAACCTTTTGACCATAAGATTACTGTTGGCTACATTTACATGATGAAGTTGATCCATCTTGTTGACGAAAAGATCCATGCCCGTTCTATCGGGCCTTATTCATTGGTTACACAACAGCCGCTTGGCGGGAAGGCCCAGTTTGGTGGACAGAGGCTGGGTGAAATGGAAGTCTGGGCGCTGGAGGCTTATGGGGCAGCATATACATTACAGGAGATGCTTACGGTAAAAAGTGACGATGTTTCAGGAAGGACCAGGATTTATGAAGCCATAGTCAAAGGCGAACAAAGATTAAGCCACGGTACTCCTGAATCGTTTAATGTCTTGATTAAAGAATTGCAGGCGCTCTGCCTGGATATGAGAATGGAAAAGGTGAAATAA
- a CDS encoding 50S ribosomal protein L7/L12, which produces MSAKAEELIKSIEGMTVLELADLVKALEEKFGVQANMPMMAAMPAAGGAQAGQAAQEEKSAFTVVLASAGSNKIAVIKEVRAMTNLGLKEAKDLVDGAPKPIKEGVAKDEAAEMKKKLEAAGATVELK; this is translated from the coding sequence ATGAGCGCAAAGGCAGAAGAACTGATTAAATCAATTGAAGGCATGACAGTTTTGGAATTGGCTGATTTAGTTAAGGCACTCGAAGAAAAATTCGGTGTACAGGCTAATATGCCTATGATGGCTGCAATGCCTGCGGCTGGTGGTGCACAGGCTGGCCAGGCTGCACAGGAGGAAAAGAGTGCTTTTACCGTAGTTTTGGCTAGTGCTGGTTCAAACAAGATCGCAGTGATTAAGGAAGTCCGCGCGATGACCAACCTGGGTTTAAAAGAAGCCAAGGACTTAGTCGATGGTGCTCCAAAACCGATAAAAGAAGGTGTTGCTAAGGACGAAGCTGCGGAGATGAAGAAAAAGTTGGAAGCTGCTGGTGCAACGGTTGAATTAAAATAA